The following coding sequences are from one Capsicum annuum cultivar UCD-10X-F1 unplaced genomic scaffold, UCD10Xv1.1 ctg81839, whole genome shotgun sequence window:
- the LOC107852560 gene encoding putative disease resistance RPP13-like protein 3, whose amino-acid sequence MSFLDQDESCSLFKSAAFAREALPSEYENIGKQIADECHGLPLTIVVVAGLLKSKRAIEDWENVAKDVKLFVTNDPDKQCSRVLRLSYNHLTSDLKTCLLHFGIFLEDSDIPVKRFVRSWMAEGFLQLENDLEGEAEKCLQELVDRCLVLVGKKS is encoded by the coding sequence ATGAGCTTCCTGGATCAAGATGAGAGTTGCAGTCTTTTCAAAAGTGCAGCATTTGCACGTGAAGCATTACCATCCGAGTACGAGAATATTGGGAAGCAAATAGCAGATGAATGTCACGGGTTACCACTAACTATTGTCGTGGTTGCTGGGCTTCTCAAATCTAAAAGGGCAATAGAAGACTGGGAAAATGTTGCTAAAGATGTCAAGTTATTTGTCACAAATGATCCTGACAAACAATGTTCACGTGTGCTTAGGTTGAGTTACAATCACTTGACTAGCGATCTAAAGACTTGTCTACTGCATTTCGGAATTTTTCTAGAAGACAGTGATATTCCAGTGAAGAGATTTGTGAGATCATGGATGGCTGAGGGGTTCCTGCAGTTGGAAAATGATTTGGAAGGAGAGGCTGAGAAGTGTTTACAAGAGCTTGTCGATAGATGTCTAGTCCTCGTCGGCAAGAAAAGTTGA